In one Phyllostomus discolor isolate MPI-MPIP mPhyDis1 chromosome 8, mPhyDis1.pri.v3, whole genome shotgun sequence genomic region, the following are encoded:
- the LOC114515176 gene encoding olfactory receptor-like protein DTMT, whose amino-acid sequence MAGRNQTILTEFLLLGLPIEPEQRNLFYALFLAMYLTTTLGNLLIIVLIHLDSHLHTPMYFFLSNLSFSDLCFSSVTMPKLLQNMQRQVPSIPYAGCLAQMYFYLFFADLESFILVAMAYDRYVAICSPLHYATIMSPKLCVSLVVLSWVVTTLHALLHTLLMDRLHFCADNKIFHFFCDISALLKLSCTDTRVNELVIFFVGGLIVVIPFLLIIMSYARIVSSILKVPSAQGICKAFSTCGSHLSVVSLFYGTIIGLYFCPSGDNSIVKEMVMAMMYTVVTPMLNPFIYSLRNRDMKGALGRVFCKKIFSCCI is encoded by the coding sequence ATGGCAGGAAGGAATCAAACCATCCTCACAGAGTTCCTTCTCCTCGGACTGCCCATCGAGCCAGAGCAGAGAAACCTGTTCTATGCCCTGTTCCTGGCCATGTATCTTACCACCACCCTGGGGAACCTCCTCATCATTGTGCTTATTCACCTGGACTCTCACCTCCACACACCCATGTATTTCTTTCTCAGtaacttgtctttctctgacctctGCTTTTCCTCTGTCACAATGCCCAAGTTGCTGCAGAACATGCAGAGGCAAGTTCCATCCATCCCCTATGCAGGCTGTTTGGCACAAATGTACTTCTACCTGTTTTTTGCAGACCTGGAGAGCTTCATTCTTGTggccatggcctatgaccgctatgtggccatctgctcCCCCTTGCACTATGCCACCATCATGAGTCCCAAGCTCTGTGTTTCCCTGGTGGTGCTGTCCTGGGTGGTGACCACATTGCATGCCCTGTTACACACTCTTCTCATGGATAGACTGCATTTTTGTGCTGACAACAAGATCTTCCACTTTTTCTGTGACATCTCTGCTCTGCTGAAGCTGTCTTGCACTGATACTCGAGTTAATGAATTGGTGATCTTTTTTGTTGGAGGGCTCATTGTTGTCATCCCATTCCTACTCATCATCATGTCCTATGCACGAATTGTGTCCTCCATCCTCAAGGTCCCTTCTGCTCAAGGCATCTGcaaggccttctccacctgtggATCCCACCTGTCTGTGGTGTCACTGTTCTATGGAACAATTATTGGTCTCTATTTCTGCCCATCAGGAGATAACTCTATTGTTAAGGAAATGGTAATGGCTATGATGTACACTGTGGTGacccccatgctgaaccccttcatctatAGCCTGAGGAACAGAGACATGAAGGGAGCTCTGGGAAGAGTCTTttgtaaaaagatattttcttgtTGTATATGA